The Ornithinimicrobium faecis genome includes a window with the following:
- a CDS encoding multicopper oxidase family protein has product MALRRPRSMLSIFGRVVAIGAAGLVLLVGGLVAGAWMLFGPKDTVGEVDFDTELTIPPLAESSLDDHGRRVFDLTAQEGSLDLSEGTVDTWGFNGDYLGPTLRAERGEEVLIRYRNELGTASTVHWHGMHLPAAMDGGPHQMIEPGGTWEPTWTIDQPAATLWYHPHPHGETMDHVSRGLAGMFIVDDPAQQVELPSDYGVDDLPVIVTDPSSSRGEIEPSREFGDRVLVNGTEGPYAEVSTEVVRLRLLNGSPMRVYQFRLDDGSPLVQVASDGGLLPQTHEATSVRLSPGERAEVLVAMEPGETRTLRSIAPDLGQNFISERFSGGEDKFDVLQLRAADELAASPEVPVELAPDIVEHAGDPEAVDEAREFRLSGRQINGAQMRMGHADEVVTLGDTEVWEVVNNGGEFHSFHVHDVQFRVLTVDGREPPAELSGLKDTILTEEGVTYRLLMTFTDYADATVPYMYHCHLLRHEDQGMMGQFVVVEEGQEPAVGERAEHRH; this is encoded by the coding sequence ATGGCCCTGCGCCGTCCACGCAGCATGCTCTCGATCTTTGGCCGCGTGGTCGCGATCGGCGCCGCCGGGTTGGTGCTGCTGGTCGGGGGCCTGGTCGCCGGTGCGTGGATGCTGTTCGGTCCCAAGGACACGGTCGGTGAGGTCGACTTCGACACCGAGCTGACCATCCCGCCGCTGGCCGAGTCGAGCCTCGACGACCACGGGAGGCGGGTCTTCGACCTGACCGCCCAGGAGGGGAGCCTGGACCTGAGCGAGGGGACGGTGGACACGTGGGGTTTCAACGGCGACTACCTCGGGCCGACCCTGCGCGCAGAGCGTGGTGAGGAGGTGCTGATCCGTTATCGCAACGAGCTGGGCACGGCGAGCACCGTGCACTGGCACGGCATGCATCTGCCCGCGGCGATGGATGGCGGGCCGCACCAGATGATCGAGCCGGGCGGCACGTGGGAGCCGACCTGGACGATCGACCAGCCGGCGGCGACGCTCTGGTATCACCCGCACCCGCACGGCGAGACCATGGATCACGTCAGCCGCGGGCTGGCCGGGATGTTCATCGTCGACGACCCCGCGCAGCAGGTCGAGCTGCCCTCGGACTATGGCGTGGATGACCTGCCCGTCATCGTCACGGACCCCTCCAGCAGTCGCGGCGAGATCGAGCCGAGTCGGGAGTTCGGTGACCGGGTGCTGGTCAACGGCACCGAGGGGCCGTATGCCGAGGTGTCGACCGAGGTGGTCCGGCTGCGGTTGCTCAATGGCTCGCCGATGCGCGTCTATCAGTTCCGGCTCGACGACGGGTCGCCGCTGGTGCAGGTCGCCAGCGACGGTGGGCTGCTGCCGCAGACGCATGAGGCCACCAGCGTGCGGCTCTCGCCCGGTGAGCGGGCTGAGGTGCTGGTGGCGATGGAGCCGGGGGAGACCAGAACCTTGCGCAGCATCGCGCCCGACCTGGGGCAGAACTTCATCAGCGAGCGGTTCAGCGGCGGCGAGGACAAGTTCGACGTGCTGCAGCTGCGCGCGGCCGATGAGCTGGCCGCGTCCCCGGAGGTCCCCGTCGAGTTGGCGCCGGACATCGTGGAGCACGCCGGAGACCCGGAGGCGGTCGATGAGGCCCGGGAGTTCCGGCTCAGCGGCCGGCAGATCAACGGCGCGCAGATGCGGATGGGCCATGCCGACGAGGTCGTCACCCTCGGTGACACCGAGGTGTGGGAGGTCGTCAACAACGGCGGCGAGTTCCACTCCTTCCACGTGCACGACGTGCAGTTCCGGGTGCTTACGGTCGACGGTCGCGAGCCGCCGGCGGAGCTGTCCGGCCTGAAGGACACGATCCTGACCGAGGAGGGCGTGACCTATCGACTACTGATGACGTTCACGGATTACGCCGACGCGACCGTGCCCTACATGTATCACTGCCACCTGCTCCGGCACGAGGACCAGGGGATGATGGGCCAGTTCGTGGTGGTCGAGGAGGGGCAGGAGCCGGCGGTCGGTGAGCGTGCGGAGCACCGGCACTGA
- a CDS encoding DUF1345 domain-containing protein, producing the protein MPGGWLQEGRRSYVAMAAGVAVGVGAVLVLRSRGEAPGENLEMLLLLVLASYLVTYVLGTFLAFARTAPSRYLTWAKASRPGTWVDHYILGTHPGPGTAQGVSIIALALGVFWYPRALAEGLLPPVVGGLLVAVMVVGAWATVVLTYSVAYLMKDARSGHRELEFPGEAERRSWTDYLYFSAGVSTTFAASDVQILSPRMRRTVTGHSILAFGFNTVILAAVVSLLLR; encoded by the coding sequence ATGCCGGGGGGCTGGTTGCAGGAGGGCCGGCGTAGCTATGTCGCGATGGCCGCGGGCGTGGCGGTGGGTGTGGGGGCAGTGCTGGTGCTGCGCTCCCGCGGTGAGGCGCCCGGGGAGAACCTGGAGATGTTGCTCCTGCTGGTGCTGGCCAGCTATCTGGTGACCTACGTGCTGGGCACGTTCCTGGCGTTCGCCCGGACCGCGCCGAGCCGCTATCTGACCTGGGCGAAGGCGTCCCGGCCCGGGACCTGGGTTGACCACTACATCCTCGGCACGCACCCCGGCCCGGGCACCGCGCAGGGCGTCAGCATCATCGCCCTGGCGCTGGGTGTCTTCTGGTATCCACGCGCCCTGGCCGAAGGGCTGCTCCCGCCGGTGGTCGGCGGCCTGCTGGTGGCGGTGATGGTGGTGGGGGCGTGGGCGACGGTGGTGCTCACCTACAGCGTGGCCTACCTGATGAAGGACGCCCGGTCCGGCCATCGCGAGCTGGAGTTCCCCGGCGAGGCCGAGCGCCGCAGCTGGACGGACTATCTGTATTTCAGCGCAGGCGTCTCCACCACCTTCGCCGCCAGCGACGTCCAGATCCTGAGCCCGCGGATGCGCCGGACCGTCACCGGGCACAGCATCCTGGCCTTCGGCTTCAACACCGTGATCCTGGCCGCGGTCGTCAGCCTGCTGCTGCGCTGA
- the mnmA gene encoding tRNA 2-thiouridine(34) synthase MnmA translates to MRVVAAMSGGVDSAVAASRMLEAGHEVVGVHLALSQSAATLRESARGCCTIEDAGDARRVADKLGIPFYVWDMAARFKEDVVEDFVAEYAAGRTPNPCLRCNEKIKFAALLDKALALGFDAVATGHYAQIEEVPDPTAPQGIRRELHRAVDMAKDQSYVLGVLDAEQLERSFFPLGDTTKPDIRAEAAARGFSVAKKPDSHDICFIADGDTRGWLADRLGEQPGEIVDTDGTVLGEHGGSFGYTVGQRKGLGLQVPAADGAPRYVVETKPEINTVVVGTAELLGVDEITGDHARWCGPAPEGIVSVGAQVRAHGEEIPATAWADGEDVQVRLERRIRGVAPGQSVVLYDGTRVVGSATIAKTGTSRRE, encoded by the coding sequence ATGCGCGTCGTTGCCGCCATGAGCGGCGGGGTCGACTCCGCCGTGGCAGCCTCCCGGATGCTCGAGGCCGGGCACGAGGTCGTCGGCGTGCACCTCGCGCTGAGCCAGTCCGCTGCCACCCTGCGCGAGAGCGCGCGCGGCTGCTGCACCATCGAGGACGCCGGGGACGCCCGCCGCGTGGCCGACAAGCTCGGCATCCCGTTCTATGTCTGGGACATGGCGGCGCGGTTCAAGGAGGACGTGGTCGAGGACTTCGTGGCCGAGTATGCCGCTGGCCGCACCCCCAACCCGTGCCTGCGCTGCAACGAGAAGATCAAGTTTGCCGCGCTGTTGGACAAGGCCCTCGCCCTCGGCTTTGACGCCGTCGCCACGGGGCACTACGCGCAGATCGAGGAAGTGCCCGATCCCACTGCCCCGCAAGGGATCCGGCGCGAGCTGCACCGCGCTGTGGACATGGCCAAGGACCAGTCCTACGTCCTCGGGGTGCTCGACGCCGAGCAGCTGGAGCGGTCCTTCTTCCCGCTCGGTGACACCACCAAGCCCGACATCCGGGCCGAGGCAGCGGCACGCGGTTTCTCGGTCGCGAAGAAGCCGGACAGCCATGACATCTGCTTCATCGCCGACGGCGACACCCGCGGCTGGCTGGCCGACCGGCTCGGTGAGCAGCCGGGTGAGATCGTGGACACCGACGGCACAGTGCTGGGCGAGCACGGCGGGTCCTTCGGCTACACCGTCGGCCAGCGCAAGGGCCTGGGGTTGCAGGTGCCGGCCGCTGATGGCGCGCCGCGCTACGTCGTCGAGACCAAGCCCGAGATCAACACCGTCGTGGTGGGCACCGCCGAGCTGCTCGGGGTCGACGAGATCACCGGCGACCACGCCCGCTGGTGCGGCCCCGCGCCCGAGGGCATCGTGTCCGTCGGCGCGCAGGTCCGCGCGCACGGCGAGGAGATCCCGGCGACTGCCTGGGCCGATGGTGAGGACGTGCAGGTCCGCCTGGAGCGCCGCATCCGCGGGGTGGCCCCCGGCCAGTCGGTGGTGTTGTATGACGGGACGCGCGTGGTCGGGTCTGCCACCATTGCGAAGACAGGGACGAGTCGCAGGGAGTGA
- a CDS encoding cysteine desulfurase family protein yields MPSAPTYLDHAATTAVLPEVIETIVEQMQRLGNASSLHGSGRDARRVVEESRESIASDLGVRPSEVIFTSGGTESDNMAVKGTWFKNFENDTGRNLLIVSSIEHHAVLDAVEHLVTEHDAEVAWLEPDAAGRVSPEALEEILSTRAADAALVSVMWANNEVGTVQPVAELAAISREHGVPFHTDAVQALGQVPLPLGEVGADLVALTGHKIGGPMGAGLLIAGRDQSPVPLTHGGGQERQIRSGTLDTPAIAGLAVAVRRAVADQELHAKTMIGLRDRLIEGALALDPTIEVSGVWEPGDGIRRLPANAHLRVPGCDGDSLLYLLDAAGVQCSTGSACQAGVPQPSHVLLAMGVPETDARGSLRLTLGRTSTDADVDALLAALPAAIDRARRARGTTRSA; encoded by the coding sequence GTGCCATCTGCCCCCACCTATCTCGACCACGCCGCAACCACGGCGGTGCTCCCCGAGGTCATCGAGACCATCGTCGAGCAGATGCAGCGGTTGGGCAACGCCAGTTCACTGCACGGCTCAGGCCGCGACGCGCGCCGGGTCGTGGAGGAGTCGCGCGAGTCGATCGCCTCGGATCTGGGGGTCCGCCCCTCCGAGGTGATCTTCACCTCCGGCGGCACCGAGTCGGACAACATGGCGGTCAAGGGCACGTGGTTCAAGAACTTCGAGAACGACACCGGCCGCAACCTGCTCATCGTCAGCTCCATCGAGCACCACGCGGTGCTCGATGCCGTTGAGCACCTGGTCACCGAGCACGACGCAGAGGTCGCCTGGCTCGAGCCGGACGCGGCAGGCCGGGTCAGCCCCGAGGCGCTCGAGGAGATCCTGAGCACCCGTGCCGCTGACGCCGCGCTGGTGAGTGTGATGTGGGCCAACAACGAGGTCGGCACGGTGCAACCGGTGGCCGAGCTGGCGGCCATCTCGCGCGAGCACGGCGTGCCCTTCCACACCGATGCGGTGCAGGCCCTGGGACAGGTGCCGTTGCCCCTGGGCGAGGTGGGCGCTGACCTGGTGGCCCTGACCGGCCACAAGATCGGCGGCCCGATGGGCGCCGGCCTGCTGATCGCCGGCCGTGACCAGAGCCCCGTCCCGCTGACCCACGGCGGTGGCCAGGAGCGACAGATCCGCAGTGGCACGCTGGACACCCCGGCCATCGCCGGACTGGCGGTTGCCGTGCGTCGGGCCGTGGCCGACCAGGAGTTGCACGCCAAGACGATGATCGGCCTGCGGGACCGACTGATTGAGGGGGCCCTCGCGCTGGACCCGACGATCGAGGTGAGCGGTGTGTGGGAGCCGGGTGACGGCATACGGCGCCTGCCCGCCAACGCTCACCTGCGGGTGCCGGGCTGTGACGGTGACTCGTTGCTCTATCTGCTCGACGCCGCTGGCGTGCAGTGCTCGACCGGGTCCGCCTGCCAGGCCGGGGTGCCGCAGCCCAGCCACGTGCTGCTCGCCATGGGTGTGCCGGAGACCGACGCCCGGGGGTCGCTGCGACTGACCCTGGGGCGCACGTCCACCGACGCCGACGTGGACGCCCTGCTGGCCGCGCTGCCCGCTGCCATCGACCGAGCCCGTCGCGCACGGGGCACCACCAGGAGCGCGTGA
- a CDS encoding electron transfer flavoprotein subunit alpha/FixB family protein — protein sequence MAEVLVLVDHVDGNVRKTTAEMLTAAARLGEPSAVFVGTGFETAKDALAQYGAAKVYRVEDAAVTDHLVAPTAEVLAQLVSQTSPAAVLLPSSSEGKEIGARLAIKTESGLITDAVDVQAGDGGAVRTVQSVFAGSYTVTSSVSKGSPIITVKPNSIPVQEAAGAAADEVVSVSLSEGATAAKIVDRKEKAASGRPQLTEAAIVVSGGRGTGGDFNPVEAFADSLGAAVGASRAAVDAGWYPHANQVGQTGVQVSPQLYVAAGISGAIQHRAGMQTSKTIVAVNKDPEAPIFELVDYGVVGDLFQVLPQATAEVQARKG from the coding sequence ATGGCTGAAGTGCTTGTTCTGGTCGACCACGTCGACGGAAATGTCCGCAAGACCACGGCCGAGATGCTGACCGCGGCCGCCCGCCTGGGCGAGCCGTCGGCCGTCTTCGTCGGCACCGGCTTCGAGACCGCCAAGGACGCGCTGGCGCAGTATGGCGCGGCGAAGGTCTATCGCGTTGAGGACGCTGCGGTCACCGACCACCTCGTGGCCCCGACCGCTGAGGTCCTGGCCCAGCTCGTCTCCCAGACCAGCCCCGCGGCGGTCCTGCTGCCGTCGAGCTCGGAGGGCAAGGAGATCGGCGCCCGCCTGGCGATCAAGACCGAGTCCGGCCTGATCACCGACGCCGTCGACGTCCAGGCCGGTGACGGGGGCGCAGTGCGCACCGTGCAGTCCGTCTTCGCCGGCAGCTACACCGTGACGTCCTCGGTGTCCAAGGGCTCCCCGATCATCACGGTCAAGCCCAACTCGATCCCGGTCCAGGAGGCTGCTGGTGCCGCCGCCGACGAGGTCGTGTCCGTGTCGCTGTCCGAGGGCGCCACCGCCGCGAAGATCGTGGACCGCAAGGAGAAGGCCGCCTCTGGTCGCCCGCAGCTGACTGAGGCCGCGATCGTGGTCTCGGGTGGTCGTGGCACCGGCGGTGACTTCAACCCGGTCGAGGCGTTCGCTGACTCTCTCGGTGCTGCTGTCGGTGCCTCCCGTGCCGCGGTCGACGCCGGGTGGTATCCGCACGCCAACCAGGTCGGACAGACCGGCGTGCAGGTCTCCCCGCAGCTCTATGTCGCCGCCGGCATCTCCGGTGCCATCCAGCACCGCGCCGGCATGCAGACCTCCAAGACGATCGTCGCGGTCAACAAGGACCCCGAGGCCCCGATCTTCGAGCTGGTCGACTACGGCGTCGTCGGCGACCTCTTCCAGGTGCTGCCCCAGGCCACCGCAGAGGTCCAGGCCCGCAAGGGCTGA
- a CDS encoding electron transfer flavoprotein subunit beta/FixA family protein: MNIVVCVKYVPDAQSDRSFKPDNTTDREAVDGLLSELDEYAVETALSVNEAGDGGEVTVLTMGPDDAADAIKKSLQMGADKGVHILDDAIAGSDAPATSLILAEAIKKIGPVDLVITGIASTDGTMSVVPAMLAERLGLPQVTFASELTVEGGTARIRRDGDVASETIEASLPAVVSVTDQINEPRYPSFKGIMAAKKKPVDTWSLADLGVDAGQVGLAAAWTTVEGVEARPPRAAGEIVTDEGEGGKALAEFLASRKFV; this comes from the coding sequence GTGAACATCGTCGTGTGTGTCAAGTACGTGCCGGACGCGCAGTCCGACCGGTCGTTCAAGCCGGACAACACCACCGACCGCGAGGCCGTGGACGGCCTGCTCTCCGAGCTGGATGAGTATGCCGTGGAGACGGCCCTGTCCGTGAACGAGGCGGGGGACGGTGGTGAGGTGACGGTCCTGACCATGGGTCCGGACGACGCCGCCGACGCGATCAAGAAGTCCCTGCAGATGGGCGCCGACAAGGGCGTGCACATCCTGGACGACGCGATCGCCGGCTCCGACGCCCCGGCGACCTCGCTGATCCTGGCCGAGGCCATCAAGAAGATCGGTCCGGTCGACCTGGTGATCACCGGCATCGCCTCCACCGACGGCACCATGTCTGTCGTCCCGGCCATGCTGGCCGAGCGCCTGGGCCTGCCGCAGGTGACCTTCGCCTCCGAGCTGACGGTCGAGGGTGGCACCGCCCGGATCCGCCGCGACGGTGACGTGGCGAGCGAGACCATCGAGGCCTCACTGCCGGCCGTCGTGTCGGTCACCGACCAGATCAACGAGCCGCGCTATCCCTCGTTCAAGGGGATCATGGCCGCCAAGAAGAAGCCGGTGGACACCTGGTCCCTGGCCGACCTCGGCGTCGACGCCGGGCAGGTCGGTCTGGCCGCTGCCTGGACGACCGTTGAGGGCGTGGAGGCCCGTCCGCCGCGCGCTGCCGGTGAGATCGTCACCGACGAGGGCGAGGGCGGCAAGGCGCTTGCTGAGTTCCTGGCCTCCCGCAAGTTCGTCTGA
- a CDS encoding PadR family transcriptional regulator, giving the protein MNPEQEWPSEWLRGVLSVCTLRILRDGPTYGYAIASELAEAGLGAVKGGTLYPLLGRLEQSGWVEVEWRPGEGGPGRKFYALTPEGHAEAERQAHRWAEFTDITRALTDQSVSLTNQAVSKGQQRP; this is encoded by the coding sequence GTGAATCCAGAACAGGAGTGGCCCAGCGAGTGGCTGCGGGGGGTGCTGAGCGTCTGCACCCTGCGGATCCTGCGTGATGGCCCGACCTACGGCTATGCCATCGCGTCCGAACTCGCGGAGGCCGGCCTCGGCGCAGTCAAGGGCGGCACGCTCTATCCGCTGCTCGGCCGACTTGAGCAGTCCGGCTGGGTCGAGGTCGAGTGGCGCCCCGGCGAGGGTGGCCCGGGCCGCAAGTTCTATGCGCTCACACCCGAGGGGCACGCAGAGGCGGAGCGCCAGGCCCACCGCTGGGCCGAGTTCACCGACATCACGAGAGCACTGACCGACCAGAGCGTCTCACTGACCAACCAGGCCGTCTCGAAGGGACAGCAACGACCATGA
- a CDS encoding VOC family protein, which produces MTQTHHAIDYIEINVSDLAAARDFYAQAFGWMFNDYGPAYAGIQAPGGEAEVGGLNAGGTPGPGGPLVLLYSDDLDASVTAVESAGGRILQAPYEFPGGRRFHFADPSGNELGVWSAHS; this is translated from the coding sequence ATGACACAGACTCATCACGCGATCGACTACATCGAGATCAATGTCAGTGACCTGGCCGCGGCCCGCGACTTCTACGCGCAGGCCTTCGGGTGGATGTTCAACGACTACGGCCCGGCCTATGCCGGGATCCAGGCCCCGGGCGGCGAGGCCGAGGTCGGCGGACTCAACGCTGGGGGCACGCCCGGCCCCGGTGGGCCACTCGTCCTGCTCTACTCCGACGACCTGGACGCCAGCGTCACGGCGGTGGAGAGCGCCGGCGGTCGCATCCTGCAGGCGCCCTACGAGTTCCCCGGTGGGCGGCGCTTCCACTTCGCGGACCCCAGCGGCAACGAGTTGGGCGTCTGGTCGGCCCACTCGTGA
- a CDS encoding alpha/beta fold hydrolase gives MQRRAVRAVRDVAAKLTARSRPGTGRPIVLVHGGLADAPAWRKVTERLEPARPLLVPNRRGRRGSTDPDASYSVQSEVNDLLAWVSTLPRPVDVVAHSLGGLIATEAVRQGAPAASLTLYDPVARPFADDAARAAIRRATDAGDLDAVVALINTAVSGYAEAHVARLRATRAWAPLVEPAGPAAAELEAIAAFEPPWADYGKLGVPVTLIAGEHTVHRPPYGESVAAFQRALGVDVLVLEGQDHIAHVAAPELLADTIAAHLPAG, from the coding sequence GTGCAGCGGCGTGCTGTCCGGGCCGTTCGCGATGTCGCCGCCAAACTGACGGCCCGCTCTCGGCCGGGCACGGGAAGGCCGATCGTCCTGGTGCACGGCGGCTTGGCCGACGCACCGGCCTGGCGCAAGGTCACCGAGCGCCTCGAGCCTGCACGCCCGCTCCTGGTGCCCAACCGTCGCGGGCGACGTGGCAGCACCGACCCCGACGCGTCCTACTCCGTGCAGTCCGAGGTCAATGACCTGCTGGCCTGGGTGAGCACGCTCCCCAGACCGGTGGACGTCGTTGCCCACAGCCTGGGTGGCCTGATCGCGACCGAGGCGGTGCGCCAGGGGGCACCCGCTGCCTCGCTGACGCTCTACGACCCGGTTGCGCGCCCCTTTGCCGATGACGCCGCGCGGGCAGCGATCCGACGAGCCACTGATGCAGGCGACCTCGACGCGGTGGTCGCCCTGATCAACACGGCAGTGTCTGGGTATGCCGAGGCGCACGTCGCGCGGTTGCGCGCCACACGAGCGTGGGCGCCCTTGGTGGAGCCTGCCGGCCCAGCCGCTGCCGAGCTCGAGGCCATCGCGGCCTTCGAGCCACCGTGGGCGGACTACGGGAAGCTGGGCGTCCCGGTGACCCTGATCGCGGGGGAGCACACGGTCCACCGCCCGCCGTATGGCGAGAGTGTCGCGGCCTTCCAGCGAGCCCTCGGCGTCGACGTGCTGGTGCTGGAGGGTCAGGACCACATCGCCCACGTCGCGGCGCCAGAGCTGCTCGCCGACACGATCGCGGCGCACCTGCCTGCCGGCTGA
- a CDS encoding LLM class flavin-dependent oxidoreductase codes for MPGRERAVSLAATSRTARTARRCTRRQWCGRCWPRDNWPTGWAWTSSAHERFATVDALSGGRAEITVGRGSVIESFPLFGFALEDYEVLFSEKLDLLAHLLPEAPVRWEGTTRPVVVAIIGGPARQFAPLVDLYRRALKQAEQPELPVGVHSPGHVAATDEQAVEEYLDPFVDYMNRLGRERGWPPMTRDHALEQLGPNGTAYVGSPETVARKIADTARLLGLTRFQLKYSMGHLSHAQRLECIRLYAEHVAPRVRELLA; via the coding sequence GTGCCCGGCCGAGAGCGGGCCGTCAGTTTGGCGGCGACATCGCGAACGGCCCGGACAGCACGCCGCTGCACCCGGCGCCAGTGGTGCGGGAGGTGCTGGCCGAGGGACAACTGGCCGACCGGTTGGGCCTGGACTTCTTCGGCGCACGAGCGCTTTGCGACGGTCGACGCCCTCTCTGGCGGTCGGGCCGAGATCACCGTCGGGCGCGGGTCTGTCATCGAGTCCTTCCCGCTCTTCGGCTTCGCGCTTGAGGACTACGAGGTTCTGTTCTCCGAGAAGCTCGATCTCCTGGCGCACCTGCTCCCTGAGGCGCCGGTCCGCTGGGAGGGCACCACGCGGCCGGTCGTGGTGGCGATCATCGGTGGCCCAGCACGCCAGTTCGCTCCCCTGGTCGACCTGTACCGCCGGGCCCTGAAGCAGGCCGAGCAGCCTGAGTTGCCCGTGGGTGTGCACTCACCCGGGCACGTGGCGGCGACCGATGAGCAGGCGGTGGAGGAATACCTCGACCCGTTCGTCGACTACATGAACCGCCTGGGTCGCGAGCGCGGCTGGCCCCCGATGACGCGGGACCACGCCCTCGAGCAGCTCGGCCCGAACGGCACGGCCTACGTCGGGTCGCCGGAGACGGTCGCCCGCAAGATCGCGGACACAGCGCGACTGCTCGGGCTCACCCGGTTCCAGCTGAAATACAGCATGGGTCACCTCTCGCACGCGCAGCGGCTGGAGTGCATCCGGCTGTATGCCGAGCACGTCGCCCCTCGCGTGCGGGAGCTGCTGGCCTGA
- a CDS encoding enoyl-CoA hydratase/isomerase family protein, whose protein sequence is MSDIRTIPTGSEHVRVEIEDGIGTIRIDRPKMNPLDTAVQDALGEAAGIVSGDAEVRAVIIYGGEKVFAAGADIKEMQTMSYTDMVDRAAVIQECFKAVAHIPKPTIAAITGYALGAGCELAMCADFRIVGSDAKLGQPEILLGVIPGAGGSQRLPRLVGPSKAKDLVFSGRMVDAQEALAIGLVDEVVEPDQVYAEARARAARYVSGPAYALRAAKEAIDRGIETDLDTGLAIEAMLFAGVFATEDRQIGMTSFVQDGPGKAKFTAK, encoded by the coding sequence ATGAGCGACATCCGCACGATCCCGACCGGCAGCGAGCACGTCCGCGTCGAGATCGAGGACGGCATTGGCACGATCCGCATCGACCGTCCCAAGATGAACCCGCTCGACACCGCCGTGCAGGACGCGCTCGGTGAGGCCGCTGGCATCGTCTCCGGCGATGCCGAGGTTCGCGCCGTGATCATCTATGGCGGCGAGAAGGTGTTTGCCGCCGGCGCGGACATCAAGGAGATGCAGACCATGTCCTACACCGACATGGTCGACCGCGCCGCTGTGATCCAGGAGTGCTTCAAGGCGGTCGCGCACATCCCGAAGCCGACCATCGCTGCGATCACCGGCTATGCCCTCGGCGCCGGCTGCGAGCTGGCGATGTGCGCCGACTTCCGCATCGTCGGCAGCGACGCCAAGCTCGGCCAGCCCGAGATCCTGCTGGGCGTCATCCCCGGGGCCGGTGGCTCGCAGCGGCTGCCGCGCCTGGTCGGCCCCTCCAAGGCCAAGGACCTGGTCTTCAGTGGCCGGATGGTTGACGCGCAGGAGGCCCTGGCGATCGGGCTCGTCGACGAGGTGGTCGAGCCGGACCAGGTGTATGCCGAGGCGCGCGCCCGCGCAGCCCGTTACGTCAGTGGTCCGGCCTACGCCCTGCGGGCGGCCAAGGAGGCCATCGACCGGGGCATCGAGACCGACCTGGACACCGGCCTGGCGATCGAGGCCATGCTGTTCGCTGGCGTCTTCGCGACCGAGGACCGGCAGATCGGGATGACCTCGTTCGTGCAGGACGGTCCCGGCAAGGCCAAGTTCACCGCGAAGTAA